taatgtacactcagcaccccatcttgacagaaaaaaacagaaatgtagaaatttttgcaaatttattaaaaaagaaaaactgaaatatcacatggtcataagtattcagaccctgtgctcagtattgagtagaagcacccttttgagctagtacagccatgagtcttcttgagaatgatgcatcaagtttttcacacctggatttggggatcctctgccattcttccttgcagatcctctccagttctgtcaggttggatggtgaacgttggtggacagccattttcaggtctctccagggatgctcaattgggtttaggtcagggttctggctgggccagtcaagaacggtcacagagttgttctgaagccacctttgttattttagctgtgtgcttaggttcactgtcctgttgaaaggtgaaccttcagcccagtctgaggtcctgagcactctggaagagcttttcttccaggatatctctgtacttggccacattcatctttccttcaattgcaaccagtcgtcctgtccctgcagctgaaaaacacccccacaacatgatgctcccaccaccatgtttcactgtagggattgtattgggcaggtgatgagcagtgcttggttttctccacacataccgcttagaattaacgccaaaaagttcaatcttggtctcatcagaccagagaatcttatttctcatagtctgggagtccttcatgtgttttttggcaaactctatgcgggttttcatgcactgaggagatgcttccgtcgggccactctgccataaagcgcctgcagtgatagttgactttgtggaactttctcccatctccctactgcatctctggagttcagccacagtgatctttgggttcttctttacctctctcaccaaggctcttctcccacaattgctcagtttggctggacggccaggtctaggaagagttctggtcatcccaaactttttccatttgaggattatggaggccactgtgctcttaggaaccttgagtgctgcagaaattcttttgtaaccttggccagatctgtgacttgccacaattctgtctctgagctccttgggcagttccatcgacctcatgattctcatttgctctgacatgcactgtgagctgtaaggtcttatatagacaggtgtgtgcctttcctaatcaagtccaatcagtttaattaaacacagctagactccaatgaaggagcagaaccatctcaaggagaatcagaagaaatggacagcatgtgagttaaatatgagtgtcactgcaaagggtctgaatacttatgaccatgtgatatttcagtttttcttttttaataaatttgcaaaaatttctacatttctgtttttttctgtcaagatggggtgctgagtgtacattaatgagaaataaaatgaacttttttgattttggcaaatggctgcaatgacacaaagagtgaaaaatttaaaggggtctgaatactttccgtacccactgtagttccTGTGGTGTCAGATCCAGCTGCAATTAAATTCATCACACTGTAGAGCAGGTTGTCATCATGGTAGTGTAAATTCTTGATGTCAGACTCCTATtgaatcacacagaaaacagataacACTTAATGAGTGTTTGATCTATTGGTAATTTCAGTCTACATGTGGATTCACTGGAGTTCAGTACCTTACCTCCAGATTTTGCTTACGGGTCAGGAATGCATCAACAAAGTATCTGCACAACTCAGGGTTCTGAGTCTGCTTCAGATCCTCTATTATGCCTATAATTTGCTCTTTGCCGTCCTCCGCAAGCTTCATCAAATACCTCCACTTTTTAATACAAGGGCCCAGCCAAGGAAACAGGTTGTAAATCTGTAATAAcgcaaaatacaaaacaaactgtaaaattcaACATTTGTGAGAGCCATGAACTCACAGCTCACACTAGGCCAGAGACGGGctgcaccctggacagatcactagTCTTTTACAGGGTTGACActaaaagacagacaaacacttccACCCACAGGTAATTCAGAGTCATCCTAAACCCAATCTGAATGTCTGTAgagtgtgggaggaagccagagcacccagagaaaacccacaaaacatacaaactccacacagaaaattCCCGGGCTCGAATAGGAATGGaaccttattgctgtgaggTGTCAGTGCACAGCATTGAATGAATTTCTGGTGCTTGTACttgaatattatattaaatgtttggccaaattgtaaaaatgtatacattaaCTTCATGAAAGTATTAATTCAGTTTGGCTctgtaaaataaagctttaCAATTTAATGGACTATCACAGCAGTATATTTAATTTCCTAAGCCATAGGTTAACATGTTCTTAATATACAGAGGAATGTACATTTTTTTGATATAGTCATGTCCTGTTTACAGTACCAGGATGGATGTTGTTCCAGTCAGATGGATGGACTCCCGGTTTCTTTTCATCATAGCTTGAAATGCGGGGTCTTGGTATTCAAACCGCTTTCCAAACATGATCACTGATATTATGTTTGAGGCTGCGTAATCAATTATCTTGGCGTTGTTGAAAGCTTTACCTGGAAGAAACAGAGTTGTGGACATGAGTTTGACAAAAACTACATATGAGTTAACAACAAATGTTTTGACCcagtgttagtgtttttttaattagtgCAGTTATTATCATCAATCAGTAACAAATCCTACAATTAAAGTTTTACATAAATTAGAATGTATTAGACTTCTGTATAATTATTTTACCATGTACTGTTTAATTTGGGTAAATAACTCAACTGTTAAATTGAAATTATTGGCTTTGTACCCATGGGTGCTGATGTGTATATAAATCTGTGTAGTACTTTATGTTAccttcttgtttttcaaattcTTCAATCAGGTAGTGACATTCCTCAATGATTTTCCCTTCACTTAACCTCTTGCCCATCCCAAAATCTCTCAGTGTCGTTAGAGCAAAGCGCCTCATTTCTTTCCACCTCTCACCGTTGGAAAATAGTATGCCTGGAAACAAAAGTGGTCGACCTGCTTTaatgagcacaaaaacaaatcaaagaaaactcccaaaacattttcttaccAAATTCTTTGCTGAAATCATGAAATACGGGTGTGACCTCTCTGTCTCCAAACTCTTCGGCATGGTTTACCAGAGCCTGCTTGACGGTCCTGTATCCTGCCAGGACCACCACCTTCTTAAGTCCAAAGTAGACTGTGAACACTGGGCCATATTTTTTGGACAGCTAAAAACATAGAGGCAGGTAAAAGTGTGAGTCACAGCACCAGATAAAAAATTACTGAAGCACAAtgaacatgtttgtgtatgtaacTTATATactcaaataaaaatcaatacgTTCCTGTCAGAGCAATAGAAAGACAGACAACACATTTCTCACATCAAAGAGCGAGCTGTCGAGTCTCTTCAAATCCACATGAAGCAGGTTACCAAGCAGGACAAGAGGTTTGGGACCTGGAGgctccctcctcttttttttggAGCTGAAGTTGgagtgaagaaagaggaagacgaGAAGGCACAAGGTGGCCCAAAATAGGGAGGACTGGAAAAGAACTTCCAACATGATCGTACAGACACCTGACAGCTGCCCTCACTGGGAGTCTGAAGAGCTCTTCACTCAAATCAAAGGAACCTGCGAGGCAGCCACAGCTTTCTATTATGTCTTGGTTTCAAATTTGTGCAGATATATGGAAGTTTGCATTTGGGCGGATCTATCAACCAAGAGTTGGTACTGTAGGAACAAGCATTCAAATCCTCTATTCCACGGGTTCGTTTAATCGATGATGCTGGAGAAGATATTCTCGGTCCAAttgatcatattttttaaacattcactgaataaagcattgcagagctctgggtcagactgtccctaCCACCAACAGCATTCTCTGTCAGTTTATGAAGTCTGACTGCCTGACTCTCCCTCGACCCAGTATTCTATACATTGAGAATGGTATGCAAGGTCTCAAGTTTCTCCTTCGCGCTGATTGGTCCATGCTGAGGAATTTCCCAACTGCTGTCGTGTCTCTTCCAGCGACGTTGGGCGTTGTCCCTGATACCGAGACACACAactcacacaacacaaacaacatccTGTTGCATCTACAACTACTGCTATATAATACTCTACTTCTCTAAATCCCCTTTGACCTTTTACACTCACTTTGTCATACTATAACCTAAACTGATTCATTTATATTGCAACTGATTCATTTGTGTTGTAATCATCAAACAGGCCTTTATTTAATCCCAACAGTACCTCCTTACAGAAAGACCTTGGCCAGTCACATCCTGAATCATACTAACGACATGTTTCTCCTCTCTTGAGTAGGTGTGAATGAGCTCATGtgccagccaatcacagatCATGGAAAACTGTACATGTGATTCAAATGCAAAGTTTGGAAAGTGCAGGCATGAATTTCTAAGCAGcaagtgaaaacaaagacatacaaaTGGTAATTGAACCATTAAGGG
This genomic window from Mastacembelus armatus chromosome 8, fMasArm1.2, whole genome shotgun sequence contains:
- the LOC113140774 gene encoding cytochrome P450 2K1-like isoform X2, whose amino-acid sequence is MLEVLFQSSLFWATLCLLVFLFLHSNFSSKKKRREPPGPKPLVLLGNLLHVDLKRLDSSLFDLSKKYGPVFTVYFGLKKVVVLAGYRTVKQALVNHAEEFGDREVTPVFHDFSKEFGILFSNGERWKEMRRFALTTLRDFGMGKRLSEGKIIEECHYLIEEFEKQEGKAFNNAKIIDYAASNIISVIMFGKRFEYQDPAFQAMMKRNRESIHLTGTTSILIYNLFPWLGPCIKKWRYLMKLAEDGKEQIIGIIEDLKQTQNPELCRYFVDAFLTRKQNLEESDIKNLHYHDDNLLYSVMNLIAAGSDTTGTTVEWCLLFMAKYPHIQDKVQEELNRVVGSRQVQVEDRKNLPYTDAVIHETQRMGNIVPMALPHKTSQDVTFQGYFIEKGTTVFPLLTSVLFDESEWETPNTFNPSHFLDREGRFIRSDVFMPFSAGRRMCIGESLARMELFLFITSLLQRFRFTPPPGVSEDELDVTPLVGFTLTPLPHKLRAVSRQ
- the LOC113140774 gene encoding cytochrome P450 2K1-like isoform X1; the protein is MLEVLFQSSLFWATLCLLVFLFLHSNFSSKKKRREPPGPKPLVLLGNLLHVDLKRLDSSLFDLSKKYGPVFTVYFGLKKVVVLAGYRTVKQALVNHAEEFGDREVTPVFHDFSKEFGILFSNGERWKEMRRFALTTLRDFGMGKRLSEGKIIEECHYLIEEFEKQEGKAFNNAKIIDYAASNIISVIMFGKRFEYQDPAFQAMMKRNRESIHLTGTTSILIYNLFPWLGPCIKKWRYLMKLAEDGKEQIIGIIEDLKQTQNPELCRYFVDAFLTRKQNLEESDIKNLHYHDDNLLYSVMNLIAAGSDTTGSTIQWCLLFMAKYPHIQDKVQEELNRVVGSRQVQVEDRKNLPYTDAVIHETQRMGNIVPMALPHKTSQDVTFQGYFIEKGTTVFPLLTSVLFDESEWETPNTFNPSHFLDREGRFIRSDVFMPFSAGRRMCIGESLARMELFLFITSLLQRFRFTPPPGVSEDELDVTPLVGFTLTPLPHKLRAVSRQ